DNA from Hordeum vulgare subsp. vulgare unplaced genomic scaffold, MorexV3_pseudomolecules_assembly, whole genome shotgun sequence:
GGAGTCCCTTCTGGAATCTTAGATTGAAAAAGAGAAGAATGCCCCTTAGGGACCTTTCTTTGGATACCAAGATTTCTGACATCTTATCCTCGTATTTAAAAATTCTCAAATCGAATCAATTAAGAaccaattcaaattcatataataAAAGAATAAGGAAACACTACCTCACCCCTATTGATAACCATTTTGGCCACTACCGCCAaaacaaaccctaaccctagtttAAGGATAGAACTATGGTATGGTTTCTCTAAACCCAGTATCGGCAGGCTTAGTTACTCTCTTGCCCGAACTTATGCGAAGTAAAAATTGATTGAATTCGATCAGTACTAGAAAACCTAAGTATTTTATTGATCAGGCGGCACCCAGATTTGAACTGGGGATAAAGGATTTGCAGTCCCCTGCCTTACCGCTTGGCCATGCCGCCAAAAAATCCGATCGAAAATCTAGAAAACAGCAAGTATTCATCCACGTTTTCTTACGAAAAGcccctttcttttattttgaatatAATTAAACTTACTTTTTTCCAATCTTTTTCAAAAAAGATACTCCTGCTTTTTTTGATCCAGTTTCGATTATTCTCCTCGATAGATTCTATCTTAAAACATACATTGCTAACACAATAAAACTTCCCATTTCTTTCTAttgagatgaaaaagaagaaaagtgGATTTCTAGTCACAGGCTGCAAAATTCAGAACAAATTGGAACCATTAACTAGAATTCTCTTTCTTTTTTGAATTGCAGTAGTGAACTACTCTTAAATCGGTATTATCTCCCCCCCTTCAATTTCAATGGCATAATAAAATATTATGGCTTTATGCTTAATCCGTGTATAGGTGAACTTTAGGTCCGAGCAGCATTATTATCCAAAGATCCCCTTTATGTACATATCTCTATGGGGAATCGTGCTTTAATTTTTCAaagtattaaattaaatatcttgaataaaaaaaggaaatttgCTCTGATATTAGAGTATAACCTGACTATCTTGGCCTACCCAAGTGAAATTACGATAAAAGAAAAGCATGGATATGGGGAGAGGTGGATAATTAGATTGGCATGTACTTAAAAAAGGGACTTACTTTATTTTAGAATTCCACAATGAAATACTTAATTTTCTAGCAATTATACTACTCCGATCCGAAATAAAAAAGAACCCTCAAATTATTTTTAGAAATTAAAGTAAGCACGCTATTCTAAATCGAAGTAAAGTAAAACTTTCTAGTGTATTATATTACGGCTTTATTACATTCATAGAAAGGGGATAAAATGAGAAATCTTTGCCATTCAATCTGATTAGAATATTATAAAGTATAAGTGGCATAATTTTTTTTGTAGGAATATTTTAGCAattcattttcatttcatttgTACCCCTGGTAAACTAGAATTTTCGTCGAAATGGTCTCTATTCATATGTATGAAATACATATATGAAATACGTATGTGGAGTTCCCTAGAATTTCATGTGATTCAGTAAACAGAATATAGATTCCATGATTGCTAGATCAATCCGTAGGGATTGATGAAGAGTGAGCTGATAATGGAATTTTTCTTTGATAAACAGGAAACTTAAGATTAAGATGCTCCGGAATGGAAACGAGGGAATGTCCACAATACCCGGATTTAGTCAGATCCAATTCGAGGGATTTTTTAGGTTCATTAATCAAGCCTTGGCAGAAGAACTTGACAAGTTTCCAACAATTAAAGATCCAGATCACGAAATTGCATTTCAATTATTTGCGAAAGGATATCAATTGCTAGAACCCTCGATAAAAGAAAGAGATGCTGTGTATGAATCACTCACCTATTCTTCCGAATTATATGTATCTGCGAGATTAATTTTTGGTTTCGATGTGCAAAAGCAAACCATTTCTATCGGAAACATTCCTATAATGAATTCCTTAGGAACCTTTATTATAAATGGAATATACCGAATTGTGATCAATCAAATATTGCTAAGTCCTGGTATTTACTACCGCTCGGAATTAGATCATAAGGGAATTTCTATCTACACCGGGACTATAATATCAGATTGGGGAGGGAGATCGGAAttagcaattgataaaaaagAAAGGATATGGGCTCGCGTgagtagaaaacaaaagataTCTATTCTAGTTCTATCATCAGCTATGGGTTCGAATCTAAGAGAAATTCTAGATAATGTTTCCTACCCTGAAATTTTCTTGTCTTTCCCGaatgctaaggagaagaagaggattgAGTCAAAAGAAAAAGCTATTTTGGAGTTTTATCAACAATTTGCTTGTGTAGGTGGGGACCTGGTATTTTCGGAGTCCTTATGCGAGGAATTACAAAAGAAATTTTTTCAACAAAAATGTGAATTAGGAAGGATTGGTCGACGAAATATGAATCGGAGACTTAATCTTGATATACCTCAGAACAATACATTCTTGTTACCACGAGATGTATTGGCCGCTACGGATCATTTGATTGGAATGAAATTTGGAACGGGTATACTTGACGATGACGATATGAATCACTTGAAAAATAAACGTATTCGTTCGGTTGCGGATCTGTTACAAGATCAATTCGGATTGGCTCTTGGTCGTTTACAACATGCAGTTCAAAAAACTATTCGTAGAGTATTCATACGTCAATCGAAACCGACTCCCCAAACTTTGGTAACTCCAACTTCAACTTCAATTTTATTAATAACTACTTATGAGACCTTTTTTGGCACATACCCATTATCTCAAGTTTTTGATCAAACGAATCCATTGACACAAACTGTTCATGGGCGAAAAGTGAGTTGTTTAGGTCCTGGAGGGTTGACGGGGAGAACCGCAAGTTTTCGGAGCCGAGATATTCATCCGAGTCACTATGGGCGTATTTGTCCAATTGACACGTCTGAAGGAATCAATGTTGGACTTACTGGATCCTTAGCAATTCATGCGAGAATTGATCACTTGTGGGGATCTATAGAGAGTCCGTTTTATGAAATATCTGctgagaaagcaaaagaaaaaaaagagagacagGTGGTTTATCTATCACCAAATAGAGATGAGTATTATATGATAGCAGCAGGAAATTCTTTGTCCTTGAATCAAGGTATTCAGGAAGAACAGGTTGTTCCAGCTAGATACCGCCAAGAATTCTTGACTATTGCATGGGAACAGATTCATGTTAGAAGTATTTTTCCTTTCCAATATTTTTCTATTGGGGGTTCTCTCATTCCTTTTATTGAGCACAATGATGCGAATCGGGCTTTAATGAGTTCTAATATGCAGCGCCAAGCAGTTCCACTTTCTCGGTCCGAGAAATGCATTGTTGGAACTGGATTGGAACGCCAAACAGCTCTAGATTCGAGGGTTTCCGTTATAGCCGAACGCGAGGGAAAGATCATTTCTACTGATAGTCATAAGATACTTTTATCAAGTAGTGGGAAGACTATAAGTATTCCTTTAGTTAACCACCGTCGCTCTAACAAAAATACTTGTATGCACCAAAAACCTCGGGTTCCACGGGGTAAATCCATTAAAAAAGGACAAATTTTAGCAGAAGGAGCTGCTACAGTTGGGGGGGAACTTGCTTTAGGAAAAAACGTATTAGTAGCTTATATGCCATGGGAAGGTTACAATTTTGAAGACGCAGTACTAATTAGCGAACGTTTGGTATATGAGGATATTTATACCTCTTTTCACATCCGGAAATATGAAATTCAGACGGATACGACAAGCCAGGGCTCCGCTGAAAAAATCACTAAAGAAATACCACATCTAGAAGAACATTTACTCCGCAATTTGGACAAAAATGGAGTTGTTAGGTTGGGATCCTGGGTAGAAACTGGTGATATTTTAGTAGGTAAATTAACGCCTCAGATAGCGAGCGAATCATCATATATCGCAGAAGCTGGATTATTACGGGCCATATTCGGCCTTGAGGTTTCCACTTCAAAAGAAACTTCTCTGAAATTACCTATAGGTGGAAGAGGGCGCGTTATCGATGTGAAATGGATCCAAAGGGACCCCCTCGACATAATGGTTCGTGTATATATTTTACAGAAACGTGAAATCAAAGTTGGGGATAAAGTAGCCGGAAGACATGGGAATAAAGGGATCATTTCCAAAATTTTGCCTAGGCAAGATATGCCCTATTTGCAAGATGGAACACCCGTTGATATGGTCTTCAATCCCTTAGGAGTACCCTCCCGAATGAATGTGGGACAAATATTTGAAAGCTCGCTCGGATTAGCGGGGGATCTGCTAAAGAAACATTATAGAATAGCACCCTTTGATGAGAGATATGAGCAAGAGGCTTCAAGAAAACTTGTGTTTTCAGAATTATATGAAGCCagtaaagaaacaaaaaatcCATGGGTATTTGAACCCGAGTACCCGGGAAAAAGCAGAATATTTGATGGAAGAACAGGCGACCCCTTTGAGCAACCTGTTCTAATAGGGAAGTCCTATATCTTAAAATTAATTCATCAAGTTGATGAGAAAATTCATGGGCGTTCTACTGGGCCCTACTCACTTGTTACACAACAACCGGTTAGAGGAAGAGCCAAGCAAGGGGGACAACGAGTAGGAGAAATGGAAGTTTGGGCTTTAGAAGGATTTGGTGTTGCTCATATTTTACAAGAGATACTTACTTATAAATCTGACCATCTTATAGCTCGCCAAGAAATACTTAATGCTACGATCTGGGGAAAAAGAATACCTAATCATGAGGATCCTCCAGAATCTTTTCGAGTGCTCGTTCGAGAACTACGATCTTTGGCTCTAGAACTGAATCATTTCCTTGTATCTGAAAAGAACTTCCAGGTTAATAGGGAGGAAGTTTGATCGGAATAAATATAAATTCTTTTCTTATTTCTATTTTATGATTGACCAATATAAACATCAACAACTTCAAATTGGACTCGTTTCCCCTCAACAAATAAAGGCTTGGGCTAACAAAAACCTACCTAATGGAGAAGCCGTTGGCGAAGTCACAAGGCCCTCTACTTTTCATTATAAAACCGATAAACCAGAAAAAGATGGATTGTTTTGCGAAAGAATCTTTGGACCCATAAAAAGCGGGATTTGCGGTTGTGGCAATTCTCGAGCGAGCGGAGCTGAAAACGAAGACGAAAGATTTTGCCAAAAATGCGGGGTAGAATTTGTGGATTCTCGGATACGAAGATATCAAATGGGATACATCAAACTCGCATGTCCCGTGACTCATGTGTGGTATTTGAAAGGTCTTCCTAGTTATATCGCGAATCTTTTAGATAAACCTCTTAAGAAGTTGGAGGGCCTAGTATACGGCGATTTCTCTTTTGCTAGGCCCAGCACTAAAAAACCCACTTTTTTACGATTACGAGGTTTATTCGAAGAGGAAATTGCATCCTGTAACCACAGcatttctccctttttttctacCCCAGGCTTTGCAACATTTCGAAATCGGGAAATTGCGACAGGAGCAGGTGCTATTAGAGAACAATTAGCAGATTTGGATTTGCGAATTATTATAGAGAATTCTTTGGTCGAATGGAAGGAATTAGAAGACGAGGGGTATAGTGGAGATGAGTGGGAAGATAGAAAAAGACGAATAAGAAAAGTTTTTTTGATTAGACGCATGCAATTGGCgaaacattttattcaaacaaaTGTAGAACCAGAATGGATGGTTTTGTGCTTATTACCGGTTCTTCCTCCCGAATTGAGACCTATTGTTTATAGGTCTGGAGATAAAGTAGTGACTTCAGACATTAATGAACTTTATAAGAGAGTTATCCGTCGGAACAACAATCTTGCCTATCTATTAAAAAGAAGTGAATTAGCGCCAGCAGATTTAGTAATGTGCCAGGAAAAATTGGTACAAGAAGCCGTGGATACACTTCTTGATAGTGGGTCCCGCGGGCAACCGACGAGGGATGGTCACAATAAAGTATACAAATCACTTTCAGATGTAATTGAAGGTAAAGAGGGAAGGTTTCGCGAGACTCTGCTTGGGAAACGGGTCGATTACTCGGGGCGTTCTGTCATTGTTGTGGGTCCTTCGCTTTCATTACATCAATGTGGATTACCTCTAGAGATAGCAATAAAGCTTTTTCAGCTATTTGTAATTCGCGATTTAATCACGAAACGCGCCACTTCTAATGTCAGGATTGCTAAAAGGAAAATTTGGGAAAAGGAACCCATTGTATGGGAAATACTTCAAGAAGTTATGCGGGGACATCCTGTACTGTTAAATAGAGCACCTACTCTGCATAGATTAGGCATACAGGCCTTTCAACCCACTTTAGTAGAGGGGCGTACTATTTCTTTACACCCATTAGTGTGTAAGGGTTTCAATGCAGACTTTGATGGAGATCAAATGGCTGTTCATCTACCTTTATCCTTGGAAGCTCAGGCGGAAGCCCGTTTACTTATGTTTTCTCATATGAATCTCTTATCTCCTGCTATTGGGGATCCTATTTGCGTACCAACCCAAGACATGCTTATCGGGCTTTATGTATTAACAATTGGAAAGCGTCGAGGTATTTGTGCAAATAGATATAATAGTTTCAGAAACTATCCAAATTTAAAAGTCAATTACAATAATAATAATTCTAAGTATAGGAAAGATAAAGAACCCCATTTTTCTAGTTCTTATGATGCACTGGGAGCTTATAGACAAAAACTAATCAGTTTAGATAGTCCCTTGTGGCTACGATGGAACCTGGATCAACGCGTCATTGGGTCAAGAGAAGTTCCGATTGAAATTCAATATGAATCTTTGGGGACTTATCATGAGATTTATGCTCACTATCTAATAAtgggaaatagaaaaaaagaaattCGTTCGATATACATTCGAACCACTCTTGGTCATATTTCTTTTTATAGAGAAATAGAGGAAGCCGTACAAGGATTTAGTCAGGCCTATTCATACACTACCTAAACAAGAAAGTTAGATTCGGCGATGCCCCTCCCCTTTGCTTTCGGGGGGCATTCCGATTTCCCTAGTATCATCATTATTTGCCACGCGAATCCAGATTGAGATTGAGGCAATTAAGTTAATTAAATTTTCGAATCACTGACTCAGGCCCATTGTCGAATCCTACTCAGCAATTGTCGAATCCTACTCAGCCGAAAAGGGGGTACTTATGTATGGCGGAACGGGCCAATCTGGTCTTTCATAATAAAGAGATAGACGGAACTGGTATGAAACGACTTATTAGCAGattaatagatcattttggaatGGGATATACATCCCATATACTGGATCAACTAAAGACTCTGGGCTTCTATCAAGCCACTACTACATCGATTTCGTTAGGAATCGAGGATCTTTTAACAATACCCTCTAAGGGATGGTTAGTCCAAGACGCGGAACAACAGAGTTTTCTTTTGGAGAAACACTATTATTATGGGGCTGTACACGCGGTAGAAAAATTACGCCAATCTGTTGAGATATGGTATGCGACAAGTGAATATTTGAAACAAGAAATGAATTCAAATTTTCGGATAACGGATCCTTCTAATCCAGTCTATCTAATGTCTTTTTCAGGAGCCAGAGGAAATGCATCTCAAGTACACCAATTAGTAGGTATGAGAGGATTAATGTCGGACCCTCAAGGACAAATGATTGATTTACCTATTCAAAGCAATTTACGCGAGGGACTTTCTTTGACAGAATATATAATTTCCTGCTATGGAGCCCGCAAAGGGGTTGTAGATACTGCTGTACGAACAGCAGATGCTGGATATCTTACACGTAGACTTGTTGAAGTAGTTCAACATATTATTGTGCGTAGAAGAGATTGTGGTACTATCCGAGGTATTTCTGTAAGTCCTCAAAATGGGATGACGGAAAAACTTTTTGTCCAAACACTAATTGGTCGTGTATTAGCAGACGATATATATATCGGTTCACGATGCATTGCCGCGCGAAATCAAGATATTGGAATTGGATTAGTCAATCGATTCATAACTGCCTTTCGAGCACAACCATTTCGAGCACAACCAATATATATTAGAACCCCCTTTACTTGCCGAAGCACTTCTTGGATCTGTCAATTATGCTATGGCCGGAGTCCTACTCATAGTGATCTGGTGGAATTGGGAGAAGCCGTAGGTATTATTGCGGGTCAATCAATTGGGGAGCCAGGGACTCAACTAACATTAAGAACTTTTCATACTGGCGGAGTATTCACAGGGGGTACTGCCGACCTTGTACGATCCCCTTCGAATGGAAAAATCCAATTCAATGAGAATTTGGTTCACCCCACACGTACCCGTCATGGACAGCCTGCTTTTCTATGTTATATAGACTTGCATGTAACTATTCAGAGTCAAGATATTCTATATAGTGTGAATATTCCCTCAAAAAGCTTGATTCTAGTGCAAAATGATCAATATGTAAAATCTGAACAAGTAATTGCGGAGATTCGTGCCGGAACGTCCACTTTACATTTTAAAGAAAGGGTACAAAAGCATATTTATTCTGAATCAGACGGCGAAATGCACTGGAGTACTGATGTTTACCATGCGCCCGAATATCAATATGGTAATCTTCGTCGATTACCAAAAACAAGCCATTTATGGATATTATCCGTAAGTATGTGCAGATCCAGTATAGCGTCTTTTTCACTCCACAAGGATCAAGATCAAATGAATACTTATGGTAAAAAAGATAGGGAAATTCTTGATTATTCAACGTCGGATCGAATCATGTCCAATGGCCATTGGAATTTGATCTATCCTTCTATTTTTCAAGATAATTCAGATTTGTTGGCGAAAAAGCGAAGAAATAGGTTCGTCATTCCATTACAATATCATCAAGAACAAGAGAAAGAACTAATATCCTGTTTTGGGATTTCGATTGAAATCCCCTT
Protein-coding regions in this window:
- the LOC123417013 gene encoding DNA-directed RNA polymerase subunit beta; translated protein: MLRNGNEGMSTIPGFSQIQFEGFFRFINQALAEELDKFPTIKDPDHEIAFQLFAKGYQLLEPSIKERDAVYESLTYSSELYVSARLIFGFDVQKQTISIGNIPIMNSLGTFIINGIYRIVINQILLSPGIYYRSELDHKGISIYTGTIISDWGGRSELAIDKKERIWARVSRKQKISILVLSSAMGSNLREILDNVSYPEIFLSFPNAKEKKRIESKEKAILEFYQQFACVGGDLVFSESLCEELQKKFFQQKCELGRIGRRNMNRRLNLDIPQNNTFLLPRDVLAATDHLIGMKFGTGILDDDDMNHLKNKRIRSVADLLQDQFGLALGRLQHAVQKTIRRVFIRQSKPTPQTLVTPTSTSILLITTYETFFGTYPLSQVFDQTNPLTQTVHGRKVSCLGPGGLTGRTASFRSRDIHPSHYGRICPIDTSEGINVGLTGSLAIHARIDHLWGSIESPFYEISAEKAKEKKERQVVYLSPNRDEYYMIAAGNSLSLNQGIQEEQVVPARYRQEFLTIAWEQIHVRSIFPFQYFSIGGSLIPFIEHNDANRALMSSNMQRQAVPLSRSEKCIVGTGLERQTALDSRVSVIAEREGKIISTDSHKILLSSSGKTISIPLVNHRRSNKNTCMHQKPRVPRGKSIKKGQILAEGAATVGGELALGKNVLVAYMPWEGYNFEDAVLISERLVYEDIYTSFHIRKYEIQTDTTSQGSAEKITKEIPHLEEHLLRNLDKNGVVRLGSWVETGDILVGKLTPQIASESSYIAEAGLLRAIFGLEVSTSKETSLKLPIGGRGRVIDVKWIQRDPLDIMVRVYILQKREIKVGDKVAGRHGNKGIISKILPRQDMPYLQDGTPVDMVFNPLGVPSRMNVGQIFESSLGLAGDLLKKHYRIAPFDERYEQEASRKLVFSELYEASKETKNPWVFEPEYPGKSRIFDGRTGDPFEQPVLIGKSYILKLIHQVDEKIHGRSTGPYSLVTQQPVRGRAKQGGQRVGEMEVWALEGFGVAHILQEILTYKSDHLIARQEILNATIWGKRIPNHEDPPESFRVLVRELRSLALELNHFLVSEKNFQVNREEV